The genomic stretch GGCGAGGGGCTGGATGCCATCCCGACCTACCGGCGCGATATCGGCATCGTCTTCCAGTCCTATGCGCTGTTTCCGCATATGACGGTCGATGCCAATATCCGCTTTGGCCTCGACATGCGCGGCATCAAGGGGAAAGAGGCTGACCGGCGGGTGGCGGAAGCGCTCGACCTGGTCAAGCTCGAAGGGCTTTCCGCGCGCATGCCCAACGCGCTTTCCGGCGGCCAGCAGCAGCGCGTGGCGCTTGCCCGTGCGCTCGTCATCCGCCCCAAGCTTCTGCTTCTCGATGAGCCGCTCTCCAATCTCGATGCAGTGCTCAGAAAAAGCGTGCGCGTCGATATCCGCGAACTGCACGAGCGCATCGGTCTGACGACGGTGATGGTGACCCATGACCAGGAGGAGGCAATGAGCATGGCCGATCGCGTGGCGGTGATGGCCAATGGCTATGTGTTGCAGCATGATACGCCGGAGACGATCTACGAGCATCCGGCCTCCGCCTTCGTGGCGACCTTCGTCGGCAGCCCGCCGGCGATCCTGCTGCCGGTGGAAAAGACGGACGACGGCTACGGCATCGGCGGCACGGCTTTTACCCCCACCACGACGCTCGCTGCGGCCATCGACCGGCAGAACGGAAAGCCGGTTCTGCTGGGCCTCCGCTCCGACCGGCTGTCCTTCTCCGATGAACCCGGTTCGCTGACAATCACCGGCGAGGTGCATTCCTGCGAATATATCGGCGGCTCCTGGCTGGTGCATGTGGCGCTCGGCGAGCACCGCATTGCCGTGCCGACGCGCGAACGCCCGCCGCAATTCGGCGAAGTCGCCCATATCCGCATCGACGAGGCCGAGCCGCTGCTGTTCGATCCCGAAACCGGCGCCAAGGTCGCGCTCTCATGAGCGGCGCGATCTATTGCCTCGGGCCGCTGGTGCTTGACCGGATATTGACCGTTGATGACCTGCCCGGCCACGACGAGAAGGCCTTCATCAAGGAAAAGGAAGAGCGCGCCGGCGGTCCGCCGCTCAACTGCGCCTGGGCGCTGAGCCGGCTTGGTGAGGATGCCCGGCTGGTCTCCACAATCGGCGATGACGGCGAGGGCGCGATCCTGATGCAGTGGTTGGCCGAGCGCGACATGAGCACCGAAGCCGTCGACGTGAAGGCCGACAGCATCACCGCGTCCGCCACCATCATCGTCGACCGCACCGGGGAAAAGGCGATCCTGATCGATCCCGTTCCCGTCGAGACGCTGGCGGTGATTGGCGACAGCGTTTCGCTTCAGGCAGACGATACGGTCGTCTCCAATTTCTTCCATCCCGAAGCCGTGGCGCGCATGTTCGATCGCGCAGCGAAAACCGGCATCGACCGGATGATCGATCTGGAACTGCCGGAGATCGAGCGATGGGGCTGGCAGGCGATGGAAAACATCCTGCCCTTCGCTTCGCTGGTGGTCACCAACCGGCAGGTACTCGAGGCATGGATGGCGCGCATCGGCAACGAACGGCCGATTGCCGAAGCCGCCGAGGGACTGGTGCGTTTTCTCTCGGGTGCCGGCAGCCGTAGCGCCGTCGTCACGCTCGGCTCCGAGGGGCTGGTCGCAATTGACGGCGATGCGGTGTTCCGCCTTGATGCCTTCAAGGTCACGCCGCGCAACACCACGGGAGCGGGCGATGTATTTCTGGCAGGCCTTGCCGCAGCCATGCGGCGCGGCCGGAAATTCAAAAAGGCGCTCGCCTTCGGCACGGCCGCCGCCGCGCATTTCCTGCAAACGGGGCGGTGCGACGGCGCCGCCGCCGAAGCGCTGATGAAAGACAAGATGAAGGAAAGACTGTAGACAATGGCCACCAGATCGAAAGCAATCGAGGCCGTTCTTGCGGCCGCCTGCGTCGCCGACGCGCTGGGCGCTGCCACCGAATGCATGCACCCGGACGAGATTTTCCGTATTTTCGGCGGACCGGTGAAGACCTTTCGCACGCCGCCGGAAAAAGCGCCCTTCGCCAAGGGCCTCGCGCCGGGCCGGCTGACCGATGACGCGACGCAGATGCTGGCGATGGCGAAGCGGATTATCGGGCTTGATCGCCCGCCGGTCTCCGCCGACGCGATTGCCGGCTTCATCGACTGGTCGCACGACGAGGAAATGTTCCAGCGCTTTGCCGGACCGACGACGCGGATTGCCGTGGAGGCGATGCGCGCCGGCGCGCCCGCGGAAGCCGTTGCCACGCCCGAGACCTATTCCTGCATGTTTGGCACCTCGAACGGCGGGGCGATGCGCGCGCCGACGGCCGGCTGTGCCGCGGCCGGTAATCTCCCCGAGGCTGTCAGGCTCGCCTGCCTGATGTCGGCCCCGACGCACAACACCCAGATCGCCTATGCCGGCGCTTCCGCCGTTGCCGGCGCAATTGCTGCCGGCCTGTCCGCTGAACGGTCGATGACCGTTTCGGAGGCGGCTCTTGAAGGCGCGCGGCTGGGCGAGGCCGAAGCATATCGCAGCGGCCGTATCGTCGGCGGTGCGGGTGTTGCGCGCCGCATCGAGATCGCCGTCGAAATCGGCATCCGCTACAAGGCGGATATCGCGGCGGCGCGGGCCGAACTGATCGAGGTGATCGGCAATGGCGTTGCCATGTCGGAAGCCGTGCCGCATGCTTTCGGCCTTGTTGCCGCCGCAGACGGCGACCCGTGGGCGGCGATCGTCGCTGCCGTCAATGGCGGCAATGACAGCGACACGATCGCGATGATCGCGGGCGCGGTTGCCGCCGCCTGGAATGGTGCGGCGGGCATTCCGGCTCAACTGATCGAGGAGGTCTCGCGCGTGAATGGGCTGGATCTTGGGGGCGTTGCCGAGGGGCTTGCCACGTTCAACGAACAGGTTATTGCGGGAGAGCGCGCATGAAGCGCTACTGGATGGAAATGACATCGCCGGACCATGCGGCGCTGCCGGAGAACACCGTCGCGGTTCTGCCCGTCGGGGCGACCGAGCAGCATGGGCCGCATCTGCCGGTCGGAACCGACTGCCTGATCAACAACGGCATCGTGGCCGAGGCGCTGAAGGTCCTTGGAGACGATGTTCCTGCCGTCATCCTGCCGCTACAGCCGGTCGGCGCCTCGCAGGAACATCTCGATTATGCCGGATCGCTCGCCCATCCCGCGCCCGATCTTATGCAATCCTGGACGCGGGTGCTCGACTGCGCGGTACGCTCCACCGGTCTGAAGCGCATTCTGATCTTTAACAGCCATGGCGGCCAGGCGGGGCTGCTTGCCACTGTGGCGCTCGACCAGCGCGTGCGTCACAACATTCTCGGCGCCTATGCCACCTGGTTCGATGCGGGATATCCCGAAGGGCTTTTCACCGATGAGGAGATCCGCACCGGCTTTCACGGCGGCGATATCGAAACCTCGCTGATGCTGGCGCTGCACCCGGACCTGGTCGTCATGGAAAACCTCGGCGATTTTCCGTCGTCGGTTGACGAAATAGAGGCAGCTACCTCTCAGCTTTCCGCCAATCCCGGCGGCGGTCGCCTAGGTGGCCTCGGCTGGAAGGCGCAGGACCTCAATGCAGACGGGGTGACCGGCGATGCGCGCCGTGCAACGGCGAAAAAGGGTAGGGCGTTGCTGGAGCACACGGCGGCGAGCCTCGCGAGGCTGATTGCCGATCTGGCGAACGCGCCGATGCCGTCGGACAACTGGCCGCCGGAGAAGTATCGGGCTTGAGGTGAGGGCCTCGAGGGCATCGAACGCATGCTTGCGGAACCCGATCTCCCCCTCAAGGGGGGAGATTGATGTTGTTGGCTATCCTCACCCCGCCAAGAGGCTGGCATTGCCGCCGGAGGCGGTGGTGTCGACGCAGAGATGGCGCTCATGCACCACGTGGGCCTTGTCCGGCATCGCGGTGATCAGCGGCAGGACGGGGCCTGAACGTTTGGCGAGCGCCGCGGCAAAGGCCCGTGCAACGTCTTCATCTCCCCACCACAGAGCGCCGGAAAAGCCTTCGGGCGTGGTCAGCGTTTCCGGTTCGACATGGCCATCGACAGCAACGGCGCGGCCGCCCAGCGCCTCGACGGCGGCCTTCTGGGCTGCGGCGATCTCCTTGCCGGGACCGAGGCAGAGAAGCGGCGGGCGGGTGTAGAAGGCGAGCCGGTTGAGTTCGCCGGTGACGCCGGGCATCAGTTCCTCGTCCAGTTTGACTTCGGCAAGCGCCGACAGCATGGCCGCGACCGATTTCATGTCGGCATTGGCCGCCCAGTCTTCGCCGCCCGTCTGACCGGAAGCAGGCGCGAGGAATCGCGGCAGGTAATGCGGGCCGCCGGCCTTCGGCCCCGTGCCCGAGAGCCCTTCGCCGCCAAACGGCTGCGAGCCCACGACCGCGCCGATCTGGTTGCGGTTCACATAGATATTGCCGACGTGAATGCTTTCCGAGACCGCCTGCACCCGGTCGTCGATGCGGGTGTGGAGGCCGAAGGTCAGGCCGTAGCCGCGCGCATTCACCTTTTCGACGACCTTCTCGAGATCGCGCGCCTTGTAGGTCGCGACATGCAGCACCGGGCCGAAGATCTCGCGCTCCAGATCCTCGATGCCCTTGACCCTGAGCATGGTTGGCGGAATGAACGTGCCGGTTTCGGGCGCCTTCACCTGATGGATGATACTGCCGGATTTTTCCTTGAGATAGGCTGCGATGCCATCGCGCGCCTCGGCGTCGATCACGGGACCGACATCGGTTGAAAACAGCCAGGGGTCGCCAATGGCAAGCTGGTCCATCGCGCCCTTGATCATCTCGATCAGATGCTCGGCCGTGTCTTCCTGAATGTAGAGGCAGCGCAGCGCCGAGCAGCGCTGGCCGGCAGACTGGAAGGCAGAGGCGACGATATCGCGCACGGCCTGTTCGGGAAGGGCCGTGCTGTCGACGATCATGGCGTTGAGCCCGCCGGTTTCGGCGATCAGGGGTGTGCCGGGCTTCAGGTTCTCCGCAATCGATTTCTCGATCAGCTTGGCCGTGTCGATCGAGCCGGTGAAGACGGCGCCGGCAACGCGGCTGTCGGCCGTCAGCGCTGCGCCCACCGTTGGGCCGTCGCCCGTCAGAAGCTGGAGGGCCGATTTCGGCACGCCCGCCTCGTGCAGGAGTTCGACCGCCTTGTGGGCGATCATCTGCGTCTGTTCGGCCGGTTTGCAGAGCACGCCATTGCCGGCCATCAGGGCGGCGGAAATCTGGCCGGTGAAGATCGCCAGCGGGAAATTCCACGGGCTGATGGCGGCGATGATGCCGCGCGGCGCCCGCACCGTGTTCTCGCCCTCGCGGGCATAATAGCGCAGGAAGTCGACCGCCTCGCGCACCTCGCCGATGGCATCGGCAATGGTCTTGCCGGCTTCGCGCGCCAGAAGTGCGAACAGCACGCCGTAATTTGCCTCATAGAGATCGGCGGCCCTGCGCAGCACGGCGGCGCGCTCGGATGCCGGCGCATCCCAGGCGGCGGCGTCATCGAAGGCGCGCGCAACGGTTCCCTCGTCGGCCTCCAGCACCGTGCCGATTGTCTCGCCAGTTGCCGGGTTGGTGACGGTTCTGGATGTGCCGGTCGGCTCGGAAACCGTCAGCGGCTTGCCGTCGGGAAGCGGGACGTCGCGCGCTTTCTCGATTGCGGCCAGCACGTCGTCTGCCGTCGTGTCCCAGCCTTTCGCCGCCACCCGGCCCTCGCCGAAGATATCGGCGGGCTTCTTCAGCGCCGCCGGCGGCTTCGCGGTCTCGACGGCCTCGAACGGATCGCTGGCAACGGTCTCTGGTGAAATATTGGTGTCGACGATCTGGTGCACGAAAGAGGAATTCGCGCCGTTTTCCAGCAGGCGGCGCACCAGATAGGCGAGCAGATCGCGATGGGCGCCGACCGGGGCGTAGATGCGGCAGTGACCGCCTGTCTCCTTCTTCACGATGTCATGCAGCCGCTCGCCCATGCCGTGAAGCCGCTGCAGCTCGAAGGGCCGGCCATCGGCGAGTTCCAGCACGGCGGCGATCGTGTGGGCATTGTGCGAGGCAAACTGCGGGAAAATGCGGTCGCCGAGTGAAAAAAGCTTCCTGACCAGGCAGAGATAGGCAACATCGGTCGCCGCCTTGGTGGCATAGAGCGGAAAGTCCGGCATGCCGTTGACCTGGGCAAGCTTCATCTCCGTATCCCAGTAGGCGCCCTTGACCAGCCGCACATTGATCTTGCGGTCATAGCGCGTCGCCATGTCATAGAGCGCATCAAGGGCGGCATCGGCGCGCTTGCCGTAAGCCTGGACGACGACGCCGAAGCCCTCCCATCCGTCCATTGCGGCATCCGCCATCACCGCTTCGATCACCTTGAAGGACAGCGCGAGGCGGGCCTGTTCCTCCGCGTCGATATGCAGCGCGATGCCGGCGTGTTTGGCCTGAAAGGCAAGGCGCTTGACGACCGGCACCAGCTCGTCCATCACGCGCTCTTCCTTGGCGACCTCGTAGCGCGGGTGGAGGGCGGAGAGCTTGATCGAGATGCCGGGATTATCGACGATCCTGTGGTGAACGGCCGCCTTGCCGATCGCCGTGATGGCGTCGGCGTAGTGCCGGTCATAGCGCGCGGCGTCATCGGCCGTCATCGCCGCCTCGCCGAGCATGTCGAAGGAATAGGTGAAGCCCTGCTGCATCCGGCTGCCGCCGCGCTTCAGCGCCTCTTCGATGGTTTCGCCCAGAACGAACTGCCGGCCCATTTCCTTCATCGCGCGCAGGACGGCGGTGCGGATCACGGGTTCACCCATGCGCCGCACAAGGCCGTGCAGCGTGTTGGCGATGCCGGGGTCGTTGCGGTCATCAAGCACCTTGCCGGTCAGCATCAGCGCCCAGGTGGACGCGTTGACGAGCGAGGAGGCGGCCGTGCCGAGGTGATTGTTCCACTCCGACGGCGCGATCTTGTCCTCGATCAGGGCGTCGATCGTAAACTTGTCGGGCACGCGCAGCATGGCTTCCGCCAGGCACATCAGCGCCACGCCTTCGCGCGTCGAAAGCCCGTATTCGGCCAGGAAATGCTCCATCAGCGTCGGCTTGCTCTCCGAACGGATGCGCCGAACCAGATCGGCGGCCCGCTTGCTGATCGCCTTGCGTTCGTCCGGCGTGATGTCCGCGCGTTCGCCCAGGGCTTTGAGAAGCGGGGTATCGGGGGCAAATTTCTGCTCAAAACCGAGCGCTGGGAAGGGATTGTCGGCCAAGTTCTGCTCCTCGTTTTTTACCAGACTAACGTCAATTGCGTGGACGATGCGACCAGTTTTCGATATTTATTTAGCCATTCGTAACAAAAAACAATGAAAACCAAGGTCAGCCGATGGAAATCGATCCCATCAACCGGAAAATCCTCGAGGAACTGGTCGTCGACGCGCGCATCTCCATGACAGATCTGGCGCGCAAGGTCGGCCTGTCGAAGACCCCCGTAGCGCTCAGGGTCCGCCAGATGGAAGATATGGGTCTGATCAGGGGGTACCGCGCCATGCTATCGCCGATCAAGCTCGGTCTGACCCATGTCACCTATGTCACGGTGAAGGTCAGCGACACCCGGCAGAAGGCGCTGCAGCAGTTCAACGAGGCGGTGCGGCAGATCCCGGAAATCGAGGAATGTTACCTGATCGCCGGAGGCTTCGATTACCAGATCAAGGTACGCTCGCGCGACATGGAGCATTTCCGCCGGATCATGGCGGAAGAGATTTCCGAACTGCCCTATGTCAGTTGGACGACGAGCTATGTGGCGATGGAAGCGGTTGTCGACCAGAGCTGGGTGGCGGTCTGACCCTTCTTCCTGCGGCCCGTCAGAGCGATGTCAGCACGCTGGTGACGGCCCAGACCACAAGACCCACCGGGGCGAGCGCCAGCAGCGCGAAAAGGCCGTCGCGGGTCAGCAGCGAAAAGGCGATCAGCGTCACCGCCACGCCGATCAGCGACGACGAGAACGGCACGAACTCCATCAGCGGCATCACCGCGCCGAACAGCGTGCAGGCAAGCGGCTGCAGCAGCAACAGCGGCGGCTTGAACAGAAAGGTCAACCGCTTGCGGCTGACGCGGTCGACGAAGCGGGTGAACGGCAGGATTTTCTCGAGTCCGGCATGGAGCCTCGGGGTCTTGACGGTGCGGCGGCGGATCCATCCGGGAAGCCAGATCTGCTTGTGGCCGACAAGTCTTTGCGCGGCGATCATCATGATGATCAGGCCGCAGACGGTGGAAAGCCCCGGCACGCCGCTCAAGGGCGTGATCAGGATCAGCGCCGGCAGGATGAGGAGCGGAATGAAGGAGGCGTGGCCGAAGGAGCGCATCAGCTGTTCGACGGAGACGGTGCCGCCTCCGGTCTCTTCGACGGTGCGCTCGACAATTTCCGTCAGGGAATGGAATTCATGATCGGCCGTATCGGCTTGTTCCAAGAAAGACTCCTGCCGTAATCGAAGATGGATTTCGGTTCAAACGC from Martelella sp. AD-3 encodes the following:
- a CDS encoding ABC transporter ATP-binding protein, which produces MADKHAPDHLVIQKVMKHYGGGGEPALKSVSLNVRKGEFLALLGPSGCGKTTLLKIIAGLEKATEGQMALAGEGLDAIPTYRRDIGIVFQSYALFPHMTVDANIRFGLDMRGIKGKEADRRVAEALDLVKLEGLSARMPNALSGGQQQRVALARALVIRPKLLLLDEPLSNLDAVLRKSVRVDIRELHERIGLTTVMVTHDQEEAMSMADRVAVMANGYVLQHDTPETIYEHPASAFVATFVGSPPAILLPVEKTDDGYGIGGTAFTPTTTLAAAIDRQNGKPVLLGLRSDRLSFSDEPGSLTITGEVHSCEYIGGSWLVHVALGEHRIAVPTRERPPQFGEVAHIRIDEAEPLLFDPETGAKVALS
- a CDS encoding ADP-ribosylglycohydrolase family protein → MATRSKAIEAVLAAACVADALGAATECMHPDEIFRIFGGPVKTFRTPPEKAPFAKGLAPGRLTDDATQMLAMAKRIIGLDRPPVSADAIAGFIDWSHDEEMFQRFAGPTTRIAVEAMRAGAPAEAVATPETYSCMFGTSNGGAMRAPTAGCAAAGNLPEAVRLACLMSAPTHNTQIAYAGASAVAGAIAAGLSAERSMTVSEAALEGARLGEAEAYRSGRIVGGAGVARRIEIAVEIGIRYKADIAAARAELIEVIGNGVAMSEAVPHAFGLVAAADGDPWAAIVAAVNGGNDSDTIAMIAGAVAAAWNGAAGIPAQLIEEVSRVNGLDLGGVAEGLATFNEQVIAGERA
- the putA gene encoding bifunctional proline dehydrogenase/L-glutamate gamma-semialdehyde dehydrogenase PutA, with translation MADNPFPALGFEQKFAPDTPLLKALGERADITPDERKAISKRAADLVRRIRSESKPTLMEHFLAEYGLSTREGVALMCLAEAMLRVPDKFTIDALIEDKIAPSEWNNHLGTAASSLVNASTWALMLTGKVLDDRNDPGIANTLHGLVRRMGEPVIRTAVLRAMKEMGRQFVLGETIEEALKRGGSRMQQGFTYSFDMLGEAAMTADDAARYDRHYADAITAIGKAAVHHRIVDNPGISIKLSALHPRYEVAKEERVMDELVPVVKRLAFQAKHAGIALHIDAEEQARLALSFKVIEAVMADAAMDGWEGFGVVVQAYGKRADAALDALYDMATRYDRKINVRLVKGAYWDTEMKLAQVNGMPDFPLYATKAATDVAYLCLVRKLFSLGDRIFPQFASHNAHTIAAVLELADGRPFELQRLHGMGERLHDIVKKETGGHCRIYAPVGAHRDLLAYLVRRLLENGANSSFVHQIVDTNISPETVASDPFEAVETAKPPAALKKPADIFGEGRVAAKGWDTTADDVLAAIEKARDVPLPDGKPLTVSEPTGTSRTVTNPATGETIGTVLEADEGTVARAFDDAAAWDAPASERAAVLRRAADLYEANYGVLFALLAREAGKTIADAIGEVREAVDFLRYYAREGENTVRAPRGIIAAISPWNFPLAIFTGQISAALMAGNGVLCKPAEQTQMIAHKAVELLHEAGVPKSALQLLTGDGPTVGAALTADSRVAGAVFTGSIDTAKLIEKSIAENLKPGTPLIAETGGLNAMIVDSTALPEQAVRDIVASAFQSAGQRCSALRCLYIQEDTAEHLIEMIKGAMDQLAIGDPWLFSTDVGPVIDAEARDGIAAYLKEKSGSIIHQVKAPETGTFIPPTMLRVKGIEDLEREIFGPVLHVATYKARDLEKVVEKVNARGYGLTFGLHTRIDDRVQAVSESIHVGNIYVNRNQIGAVVGSQPFGGEGLSGTGPKAGGPHYLPRFLAPASGQTGGEDWAANADMKSVAAMLSALAEVKLDEELMPGVTGELNRLAFYTRPPLLCLGPGKEIAAAQKAAVEALGGRAVAVDGHVEPETLTTPEGFSGALWWGDEDVARAFAAALAKRSGPVLPLITAMPDKAHVVHERHLCVDTTASGGNASLLAG
- a CDS encoding Lrp/AsnC family transcriptional regulator; the encoded protein is MEIDPINRKILEELVVDARISMTDLARKVGLSKTPVALRVRQMEDMGLIRGYRAMLSPIKLGLTHVTYVTVKVSDTRQKALQQFNEAVRQIPEIEECYLIAGGFDYQIKVRSRDMEHFRRIMAEEISELPYVSWTTSYVAMEAVVDQSWVAV
- a CDS encoding creatininase family protein, whose product is MKRYWMEMTSPDHAALPENTVAVLPVGATEQHGPHLPVGTDCLINNGIVAEALKVLGDDVPAVILPLQPVGASQEHLDYAGSLAHPAPDLMQSWTRVLDCAVRSTGLKRILIFNSHGGQAGLLATVALDQRVRHNILGAYATWFDAGYPEGLFTDEEIRTGFHGGDIETSLMLALHPDLVVMENLGDFPSSVDEIEAATSQLSANPGGGRLGGLGWKAQDLNADGVTGDARRATAKKGRALLEHTAASLARLIADLANAPMPSDNWPPEKYRA
- a CDS encoding exopolysaccharide biosynthesis protein; translated protein: MEQADTADHEFHSLTEIVERTVEETGGGTVSVEQLMRSFGHASFIPLLILPALILITPLSGVPGLSTVCGLIIMMIAAQRLVGHKQIWLPGWIRRRTVKTPRLHAGLEKILPFTRFVDRVSRKRLTFLFKPPLLLLQPLACTLFGAVMPLMEFVPFSSSLIGVAVTLIAFSLLTRDGLFALLALAPVGLVVWAVTSVLTSL
- a CDS encoding carbohydrate kinase family protein, which codes for MSGAIYCLGPLVLDRILTVDDLPGHDEKAFIKEKEERAGGPPLNCAWALSRLGEDARLVSTIGDDGEGAILMQWLAERDMSTEAVDVKADSITASATIIVDRTGEKAILIDPVPVETLAVIGDSVSLQADDTVVSNFFHPEAVARMFDRAAKTGIDRMIDLELPEIERWGWQAMENILPFASLVVTNRQVLEAWMARIGNERPIAEAAEGLVRFLSGAGSRSAVVTLGSEGLVAIDGDAVFRLDAFKVTPRNTTGAGDVFLAGLAAAMRRGRKFKKALAFGTAAAAHFLQTGRCDGAAAEALMKDKMKERL